One genomic region from Phorcysia thermohydrogeniphila encodes:
- a CDS encoding universal stress protein yields the protein MPLFEKVLYSTDFSPLAEVALDYVKKLKEAGEKEVVVVHVVDDLSIELPEGADLISEKELYKVLPEADQKYLTSKLGKLEAVKNQLESYGLSVKLYLRYGNISKQIVNVADKEGVNLIVMGAHGKGLLTEILLGSVSTDVIRNASCPVLIVKRREE from the coding sequence ATGCCTCTTTTTGAGAAGGTTCTCTACTCAACGGACTTTTCTCCTTTGGCAGAGGTTGCCCTTGACTACGTTAAGAAGTTAAAAGAGGCCGGTGAAAAGGAAGTAGTTGTCGTTCACGTTGTTGATGACTTGTCTATAGAGCTTCCAGAGGGAGCTGACCTTATCAGTGAGAAGGAGCTCTACAAAGTCCTTCCTGAAGCTGACCAGAAATACTTGACGTCTAAGCTCGGGAAACTTGAAGCTGTAAAAAATCAGCTTGAATCTTATGGCCTTTCTGTAAAGCTCTACCTAAGGTACGGCAACATTTCTAAGCAAATAGTCAACGTTGCTGATAAAGAAGGTGTAAACCTGATAGTGATGGGAGCTCACGGTAAAGGTTTACTTACAGAGATTTTACTTGGAAGCGTTTCAACGGATGTTATTAGAAACGCAAGCTGTCCTGTTCTAATCGTTAAAAGGAGGGAGGAGTAA
- a CDS encoding alginate export family protein codes for MRKALKAATLMGLAAALIVPVSPAKAGDMDMGDTKITISGQLRQRIEWWANRLGEDMGKEILGTYRARIQIKAQLADGVTAVFTPQAVGYWGNNGQGLGLDSDQTGDIYMHEAYMLLSNPFGIENVIVKMGRQEVNLGNQRLVGAVGWSQAGRSLDGILVGYVAGDYGLAGFFYGKLNDAVKNLAWGVPADADNNGGLLDLGDIDLYVATWQGNFKPFGIGGTYEVTDIFVNLAGDANINTLYARLTPVFDTDMAKIKVNIEAATQSGDSPDNKDYGGYFFSVGAGADFADMTWSPSVFVGYDYYSGDDDSTDGDIDAFWSVLPTAHKWLGHADVVWLGNFYSFNGSGLLNLENYPGVTDLYFKVGVKPAAKIAAHLDFHYFQAAEDAPLGGEDNVGWETDLAVKYKYSKNLCLTLGWDHFDPDDAYVAAAGLANDDPEDHIWLQADLKF; via the coding sequence ATGAGAAAGGCACTCAAAGCAGCGACCCTAATGGGGCTCGCAGCAGCACTTATAGTACCCGTTTCTCCCGCAAAAGCTGGTGACATGGATATGGGAGACACCAAAATCACAATTAGCGGTCAGTTAAGGCAAAGGATTGAGTGGTGGGCCAATAGGCTCGGCGAGGACATGGGTAAGGAAATTCTCGGTACTTACAGAGCAAGAATCCAAATCAAGGCTCAACTTGCCGACGGTGTAACAGCCGTATTCACACCTCAAGCTGTCGGATACTGGGGTAACAACGGTCAAGGTCTTGGGCTAGATAGTGACCAAACTGGTGACATCTACATGCATGAAGCCTACATGCTCCTTTCTAACCCATTCGGTATTGAAAACGTAATCGTTAAAATGGGTCGTCAAGAAGTTAACCTCGGTAACCAGAGGCTTGTAGGTGCTGTTGGTTGGTCCCAAGCTGGAAGGTCCCTTGATGGAATCCTCGTAGGTTACGTAGCCGGAGACTACGGACTTGCTGGATTCTTCTACGGAAAACTCAACGACGCTGTTAAGAACCTCGCATGGGGCGTACCAGCAGACGCCGATAACAACGGTGGACTCTTAGACCTTGGTGATATTGACCTCTACGTTGCAACATGGCAGGGTAACTTCAAGCCGTTTGGAATTGGCGGAACTTACGAAGTTACTGACATTTTCGTAAACCTCGCTGGCGACGCTAACATCAACACACTTTACGCACGCTTAACTCCTGTATTTGATACAGACATGGCTAAGATTAAGGTAAACATTGAGGCCGCTACCCAGAGTGGAGATTCTCCCGACAACAAGGACTACGGCGGATACTTCTTCAGCGTAGGAGCTGGAGCTGACTTTGCAGACATGACATGGTCTCCAAGTGTGTTTGTAGGATATGACTACTACTCTGGAGATGATGACAGCACAGACGGAGATATTGACGCATTCTGGTCCGTTCTTCCAACAGCCCACAAGTGGCTCGGTCATGCTGACGTAGTATGGCTTGGTAACTTCTACTCCTTCAACGGAAGTGGTCTCCTTAACCTAGAGAACTACCCCGGAGTTACAGACCTTTACTTCAAGGTTGGCGTAAAGCCAGCTGCTAAGATTGCTGCACACCTTGACTTCCACTACTTCCAAGCTGCTGAAGATGCTCCTCTCGGAGGAGAGGACAACGTAGGTTGGGAAACAGACCTTGCAGTTAAGTACAAGTACAGCAAGAACCTCTGCCTCACTCTCGGTTGGGACCACTTTGATCCAGATGATGCTTACGTTGCTGCAGCAGGTCTTGCTAACGACGACCCAGAAGACCACATCTGGCTCCAAGCTGACCTCAAGTTCTAA
- a CDS encoding universal stress protein, whose protein sequence is MLFQKVLYPVDLKPASLNVKPYILKLKEAGCLEVHLLYVLIPSEWGLLKREEYDSEEKISALRGVMNEGYVEGLKKTFRKMQELAEEFEKSGIKTRVLMIPGELDEVIANYAEKNEIKLVALGITSESLSFFRVGKVLDIIKAVDKPILIVKSPEEE, encoded by the coding sequence ATGCTGTTTCAGAAAGTTCTCTACCCGGTAGACCTTAAGCCTGCAAGCCTTAACGTAAAACCTTACATCCTCAAGCTAAAAGAGGCAGGATGTCTTGAAGTTCACCTCCTCTACGTCCTTATTCCTTCAGAGTGGGGACTCCTTAAAAGGGAAGAGTACGATTCAGAGGAGAAGATAAGTGCCCTTAGGGGAGTGATGAACGAGGGTTATGTTGAAGGGTTAAAGAAAACCTTTAGAAAAATGCAAGAACTTGCAGAGGAGTTTGAAAAAAGTGGAATAAAAACAAGAGTTCTTATGATACCCGGAGAGCTTGATGAGGTAATAGCCAACTACGCCGAAAAGAACGAGATTAAGCTCGTTGCCCTTGGGATAACTTCAGAGTCTCTTTCCTTTTTCAGGGTTGGAAAGGTTTTAGACATCATAAAGGCAGTTGATAAACCTATTCTGATAGTTAAATCTCCAGAAGAAGAGTAG
- the hisD gene encoding histidinol dehydrogenase, whose amino-acid sequence MRKVDLRKKNWKNDPELLRIKNRGQGLESKYAQSVLEIIENVKKFGDSAVFSYARKFDKVELTSENVRVSEEEIEEAFKKVEPEVVEAIRTAVERVKKFHEHQKENSYFVTEPGIVLGQKVVPLESVGIYVPGGKASYPSSVVMNAVPAKVAGVEKVIMITPARGTFEVNPYSLVAAKLSGVDEIYRVGGAHGVAAIAFGTESIPKVDKIVGPGNIYVALAKKFLFGTVDIDMVAGPSEILVIADETANPEWVAVDLLSQAEHDELAGAFLVTHREDVADAVIGALNETLKKLKRKEIAQKSIENFGTAFITRDIYHSCEVANLIAPEHLEVATKEPFALLDYIKNAGAIFLGHYTCESLGDYVLGPNHVLPTGGSARFFSPLGVYDFVKRSSVLYVSNEGFRRVSQPAKDLAECEGLEAHGLAVKVREECSQK is encoded by the coding sequence ATGAGAAAAGTAGACTTAAGGAAAAAAAATTGGAAAAATGACCCTGAACTTTTGAGAATTAAAAATCGTGGGCAGGGATTAGAAAGTAAGTACGCCCAGAGTGTTCTTGAGATAATTGAAAACGTAAAGAAATTTGGTGATAGCGCTGTTTTTTCTTATGCGCGGAAGTTTGACAAAGTAGAGCTTACATCGGAGAACGTTAGAGTTTCCGAAGAGGAAATAGAAGAAGCATTTAAAAAGGTAGAGCCTGAAGTTGTTGAGGCTATAAGAACTGCAGTTGAGAGGGTCAAGAAATTCCACGAGCATCAAAAGGAAAATTCTTACTTTGTAACAGAACCCGGAATAGTTCTTGGTCAAAAGGTTGTTCCCTTAGAGAGCGTGGGAATTTACGTTCCGGGAGGGAAAGCTTCTTATCCTTCTTCCGTTGTTATGAATGCCGTTCCTGCAAAGGTAGCAGGTGTAGAGAAGGTAATAATGATTACGCCTGCAAGAGGGACATTTGAAGTTAATCCTTATTCTTTAGTCGCAGCAAAGCTTTCTGGCGTTGATGAAATTTACAGAGTTGGGGGTGCCCACGGAGTTGCGGCAATTGCTTTTGGCACAGAGTCAATTCCAAAGGTTGACAAGATAGTAGGTCCCGGTAACATCTACGTTGCCCTTGCTAAGAAGTTTTTATTTGGAACTGTTGATATTGATATGGTGGCAGGACCAAGCGAGATACTTGTAATTGCCGATGAAACGGCGAATCCAGAGTGGGTTGCGGTTGACCTCCTCTCTCAGGCTGAGCACGACGAGCTGGCAGGAGCTTTCTTAGTAACTCATAGGGAAGATGTAGCTGATGCTGTTATAGGTGCTTTAAACGAGACCCTTAAGAAACTTAAACGAAAGGAGATTGCTCAGAAGTCCATAGAGAACTTTGGAACAGCCTTCATAACGAGGGATATCTATCACTCCTGTGAGGTTGCGAACCTCATAGCTCCAGAACACCTTGAGGTGGCAACAAAAGAACCCTTTGCTCTCCTTGACTACATAAAGAATGCGGGGGCTATTTTCTTGGGACATTACACTTGCGAGTCTTTAGGAGACTACGTTCTTGGGCCAAACCACGTTCTTCCAACAGGCGGAAGCGCAAGGTTCTTCTCTCCTCTTGGGGTTTATGATTTTGTAAAGAGGTCTTCTGTTCTTTATGTTAGCAACGAGGGCTTTAGGAGAGTTTCCCAGCCTGCAAAGGATTTAGCCGAGTGTGAGGGGCTTGAAGCTCACGGTTTGGCGGTTAAAGTGCGGGAAGAATGCTCACAGAAGTAG